In the Desulfosporosinus acidiphilus SJ4 genome, CGCCGTTAAAGATGATAAGATGGTAATCGATGAAGTCCAGTGCAACGGTTGTACGGTGTGCCAACAGGTATGTAAATTCGATGCGATTGTTAAGGTGGGTGAATAATATGAATAAGAAGGTAATGCTTGTTGGAGTTGGCGGTCAAGGAACGATTCTCACCTCAAAAATTCTCGCCGAAGGATTACTAAGGGCCGGTTATGATGTGAAAATGTCAGAAATCCACGGTATGGCACAAAGAGGCGGAAGCGTTACGACGCATATTATTTTCGGTAAAAAAGTAGCATCACCCATTATTGATAAAGGGGAAGCAGATGTCTTAGTAGCCTTTGAAAAGGTTGAAGCGCTGAGGTATATCGACCATTTGAAGCTTGGCGGAACCATAATTCTTAATGATCACGAGATTTATTCCCAAACAGTTCTCTCAGGTGCAGAAGCCTATCCCCAAGGTATCATCGAAAATCTGCAAAAAGCAGTTGATCATGTAGTCACGCTGAAAGCTGTAGCTATTGCCGAACAAGCCGGCAACGTTAAGACGCAGAATATTGTTCTGCTCGGGGCCTTAGTGAATGTTTTAGACCTGAAGGATATTCCTTGGCAGGAGGTCATACAGGATCTGGTTCCAGCAAAATTGCTTGAGGTAAATTTAAGGGCATTCCAGGCTGGATTAGATATCTAATCCAGCGCTGTTAACATAGAAATCAGAGAATGTCCCAGGACGGTAGAATAGGCAGGGCATTACAATTAAAATTTGGAGGATGGTAGTATGGGAGAAGTTAATACTAATGTGTCTCTATTGCTGACAATTTTACCAATAGCAATCATATTTTGCATGCTCGTGATTGGAAAGAAATCTGCAGATATTAGTGGGATCATAGGTTGGCTGGCCGTTTCAGTGATTGCGTATCTCTTTTTTAGAACTTCACCGGAGGTTATCCTCCGTTCAACTGTTGCAGGGCTTATTAAATCCTTTCCCGTATCTCTTATTGTGCTCACTTCACTACTTCAAATGGCCTATATGGAAAGGACGGGGGCCCTTAAAAGAGTTATCATATTTATCAAAACAATAGCCAGTGAAAATCAAGCTATCCAAATTATGTTGATTAATGTTGGTTTTGGCACCTTAATGGTTGCTGTGGGAGCAACTCCTGTATCCCTTCTTCCTCCAATTCTTATCGCGATGGGCTATTCAACCTATGTTGCAATAGCCCTTCCGTCAATAGGTTATGATTCCCTTTGTACCTATGCCCTGCTAGGTGCGCCGGTTGTCGTGTTCGTTGATATTGCCAACGGATTTTTCACGAAACTGGGTCATGCGCCGATCACTCTTAGTGATGCGGGCAGGGTCTTTTTTATGTTTCTTCCTATAGTTTCAACTCTCATTGGATTCTGTATGTTGTGGATTGCGGGTCAATGGAAGGCAGTTAAACAAGGGTGGCTGC is a window encoding:
- a CDS encoding indolepyruvate oxidoreductase subunit beta, which translates into the protein MNKKVMLVGVGGQGTILTSKILAEGLLRAGYDVKMSEIHGMAQRGGSVTTHIIFGKKVASPIIDKGEADVLVAFEKVEALRYIDHLKLGGTIILNDHEIYSQTVLSGAEAYPQGIIENLQKAVDHVVTLKAVAIAEQAGNVKTQNIVLLGALVNVLDLKDIPWQEVIQDLVPAKLLEVNLRAFQAGLDI